CAACAGGTTAAATGGCGCCATTTCCACGCAAATCACCTCTTTATCATAGGCTGACGGGTAAACCGGCCCGCCAACAATTTTCCGCTCTTTATTATATTCAGCACCAGTGATTTGGTCATTGGTATGGCATAGTTTTTTTAAAAAAAAAGTAATATAACGCGAAGCCAATGACAGGCTTGGCGTAAAATTGTTTTTCTAATATAATTAAGAGGATAATGATCTGTATTTAAGGCAGACGTTTGGGGGCTGTTAGATGGACAAGGCTACTAAATTATGGAATAATGATACCGAAGCGGTTTTCTATATTACTTTAATACTATTTATAATTGGCACAGTAAATGTCTTTAGCGCTAGTTTTGTACTAGCCGGACAGCTTCTGCATGATAGTTATTTTTTTCTCAAACGTCATCTGCTGTTCTTCGTGCTTGGATTTGGCGCAATGTTAGTAATCGCCCGTACTAATTATAATGTTTTTAAGAAATTTATCATGCCGATTGGCCTAGCCACTATCGGTTTGCTGCTTGCTGTACATTTTGTCGGCGTCGAGGCTAATGGAGCGAGGCGCTGGCTTAATCTTCCGGGCGTCAAATTTCAGCCTTCCGAGTTAGCTAAATTAGCTGTTATTTTCATTACCGCCAGTTATTTGGGGCCGCGGCTTGACCGCAGGAGGAAAATAGATCTTTTTAGCGGACCTTTTTATTTTAGCTTGATAGCCTTTGGTTTTGTTCTCAAGCAGCCTGATATGGGTACTGCCCTGATAATTATCGGGTTATGTCTGCTGCTATACCTTATTGCCGGATTACCGCGCACGCAGATAGTCTTGCTTGCGTGTGTAGGATTAGCGTCAGCAGTAGCTCTGTCGTTTGCGGCTTCGTATCGGGCTGATCGTATCTATGCATGGCTAAATCCATGGGCGTATCAGGATTCAATTGGCTATCAGACAGTCCAAGCGCTATTGGCAATCGGATCCGGTGGGTTCTTGGGGAGTGGCCTGGGGATGGGGACGAGTAAGTTTTACTATCTTCCCGAGGCTCACACTGACTTTGCATTTGCTGTTCTGTGCCAGGAGATGGGATTTGTCGGCGCTGGCGTTGTGCTGACTTTGCTACTCTTGCTGGGGATTTACGGAGCTAGGATTGCTGCTCAGGCTGCAGACGGGTTCGGCAGGCTGCTGGCGCTAGGCGTTACCGGACTCATTGTCGGACAGGGCATAATCAATATTGCCATGGTATCGGGTTTGCTGCCGGTAGTTGGTGTGCCGCTGCCTTTTATCAGCTTTGGCGGGA
This region of Veillonellaceae bacterium genomic DNA includes:
- the ftsW gene encoding putative lipid II flippase FtsW; the encoded protein is MDKATKLWNNDTEAVFYITLILFIIGTVNVFSASFVLAGQLLHDSYFFLKRHLLFFVLGFGAMLVIARTNYNVFKKFIMPIGLATIGLLLAVHFVGVEANGARRWLNLPGVKFQPSELAKLAVIFITASYLGPRLDRRRKIDLFSGPFYFSLIAFGFVLKQPDMGTALIIIGLCLLLYLIAGLPRTQIVLLACVGLASAVALSFAASYRADRIYAWLNPWAYQDSIGYQTVQALLAIGSGGFLGSGLGMGTSKFYYLPEAHTDFAFAVLCQEMGFVGAGVVLTLLLLLGIYGARIAAQAADGFGRLLALGVTGLIVGQGIINIAMVSGLLPVVGVPLPFISFGGTSLVVNFCAIGLLISVSRRAKAKVHKEDGQAPPPVKRRLRLVTPSSK